The Suncus etruscus isolate mSunEtr1 chromosome 14, mSunEtr1.pri.cur, whole genome shotgun sequence genome contains a region encoding:
- the SEPTIN8 gene encoding septin-8 isoform X4, producing MAATELERFPNAEPEPRPLSLGGHVGFDSLPDQLVSKAVTQGFSFNILCVGETGIGKSTLMNTLFNTTFETEEASHHEECVRLRPQTYDLQESNVHLKLTIVDAVGFGDQINKDESYRPIVDYIDTQFENYLQEELKIRRSLFDYHDTRIHVCLYFITPTGHSLKSLDLVTMKKLDSKVNIIPIIAKADTISKSELHKFKIKIMGELVSNGVQIYQFPTDDEAVAEINAVMNAHLPFAVVGSTEEVKVGNKLVRARQYPWGVVQVENENHCDFVKLREMLIRVNMEDLREQTHSRHYELYRRCKLEEMGFQDSDGDSQPFSLQETYETKRKEFLSELQRKEEEMRQMFVNKVKETELELKEKERELHEKFEHLKKIHQEEKRKVEEKRRELEEESSTFTRRKAAVEALQNQALHATSQQPLRKDKDRKN from the exons AATGCAGAGCCTGAACCTCGGCCCCTCTCCCTGGGTGGCCATGTTGGCTTCGACAGTCTCCCAGACCAGCTGGTCAGCAAGGCAGTCACTCAGGGCTTCAGCTTCAACATCCTCTGTGTGG GGGAGACGGGCATCGGCAAGTCCACCCTGATGAATACGCTCTTCAACACCACTTTTGAGACCGAGGAGGCCAGTCACCATGAGGAGTGTGTGCGTCTGCGGCCTCAGACCTATGACCTTCAGGAGAGCAATGTGCACCTCAAACTGACCATCGTGGACGCTgtgggctttggggaccagatCAACAAGGATGAGAG TTACAGGCCCATCGTCGACTACATCGACACGCAGTTTGAAAACTATCTGCAGGAAGAGCTGAAGATCCGCCGCTCGCTCTTCGACTACCATGACACGAGAATCCATGTATGCCTCTATTTCATCACTCCTACTGGCCACTCCCTCAAGTCCCTGGATCTGGTGACGATGAAGAAACTCGACAGCAAG GTGAACATCATCCCCATCATTGCCAAAGCTGACACCATTTCCAAGAGTGAGCTCCATAAGTTCAAGATCAAGATCATGGGCGAGTTGGTCAGCAATGGGGTTCAGATCTACCAGTTCCCCACTGACGACGAAGCTGTGGCAGAGATCAACGCAGTCATGAAT GCCCACCTGCCCTTTGCCGTAGTAGGCAGCACCGAGGAGGTGAAGGTGGGAAACAAGTTGGTCCGAGCACGGCAGTACCCTTGGGGAGTGGTGCAGG TGGAAAATGAGAATCACTGTGACTTCGTGAAGCTGCGGGAGATGCTGATCCGTGTGAACATGGAGGACCTCCGGGAGCAGACCCATAGCCGCCACTATGAGCTCTACCGGCGCTGCAAGCTGGAGGAGATGGGCTTTCAGGACAGTGACGGCGACAGCCAGCCCTTCAG CCTACAGGAGACCTATGAGACCAAGAGGAAGGAGTTCCTGAGTGAGCtgcagaggaaggaggaagaaatgagGCAGATGTTTGTCAATAAAGTGAAGGAGACCGAGCTGGAGttgaaggagaaggagagggag CTCCATGAGAAGTTTGAGCACCTCAAGAAGATCCACCAGGAGGAGAAGCGCAAGGTGGAGGAAAAGCGACGTGAGCTGGAGGAGGAAAGCAGCACCTTCACCCGCAGGAAGGCCGCCGTGGAGGCGCTGCAGAACCAGGCCTTGCATGCCACCTCTCAGCAGCCACTGAGGAAGGACAAGGACCGGAAGAA ttaa
- the SEPTIN8 gene encoding septin-8 isoform X3 — protein sequence MAATELERFPNAEPEPRPLSLGGHVGFDSLPDQLVSKAVTQGFSFNILCVGETGIGKSTLMNTLFNTTFETEEASHHEECVRLRPQTYDLQESNVHLKLTIVDAVGFGDQINKDESYRPIVDYIDTQFENYLQEELKIRRSLFDYHDTRIHVCLYFITPTGHSLKSLDLVTMKKLDSKVNIIPIIAKADTISKSELHKFKIKIMGELVSNGVQIYQFPTDDEAVAEINAVMNAHLPFAVVGSTEEVKVGNKLVRARQYPWGVVQVENENHCDFVKLREMLIRVNMEDLREQTHSRHYELYRRCKLEEMGFQDSDGDSQPFSLQETYETKRKEFLSELQRKEEEMRQMFVNKVKETELELKEKERELHEKFEHLKKIHQEEKRKVEEKRRELEEESSTFTRRKAAVEALQNQALHATSQQPLRKDKDRKKASGWPSIYSVTLP from the exons AATGCAGAGCCTGAACCTCGGCCCCTCTCCCTGGGTGGCCATGTTGGCTTCGACAGTCTCCCAGACCAGCTGGTCAGCAAGGCAGTCACTCAGGGCTTCAGCTTCAACATCCTCTGTGTGG GGGAGACGGGCATCGGCAAGTCCACCCTGATGAATACGCTCTTCAACACCACTTTTGAGACCGAGGAGGCCAGTCACCATGAGGAGTGTGTGCGTCTGCGGCCTCAGACCTATGACCTTCAGGAGAGCAATGTGCACCTCAAACTGACCATCGTGGACGCTgtgggctttggggaccagatCAACAAGGATGAGAG TTACAGGCCCATCGTCGACTACATCGACACGCAGTTTGAAAACTATCTGCAGGAAGAGCTGAAGATCCGCCGCTCGCTCTTCGACTACCATGACACGAGAATCCATGTATGCCTCTATTTCATCACTCCTACTGGCCACTCCCTCAAGTCCCTGGATCTGGTGACGATGAAGAAACTCGACAGCAAG GTGAACATCATCCCCATCATTGCCAAAGCTGACACCATTTCCAAGAGTGAGCTCCATAAGTTCAAGATCAAGATCATGGGCGAGTTGGTCAGCAATGGGGTTCAGATCTACCAGTTCCCCACTGACGACGAAGCTGTGGCAGAGATCAACGCAGTCATGAAT GCCCACCTGCCCTTTGCCGTAGTAGGCAGCACCGAGGAGGTGAAGGTGGGAAACAAGTTGGTCCGAGCACGGCAGTACCCTTGGGGAGTGGTGCAGG TGGAAAATGAGAATCACTGTGACTTCGTGAAGCTGCGGGAGATGCTGATCCGTGTGAACATGGAGGACCTCCGGGAGCAGACCCATAGCCGCCACTATGAGCTCTACCGGCGCTGCAAGCTGGAGGAGATGGGCTTTCAGGACAGTGACGGCGACAGCCAGCCCTTCAG CCTACAGGAGACCTATGAGACCAAGAGGAAGGAGTTCCTGAGTGAGCtgcagaggaaggaggaagaaatgagGCAGATGTTTGTCAATAAAGTGAAGGAGACCGAGCTGGAGttgaaggagaaggagagggag CTCCATGAGAAGTTTGAGCACCTCAAGAAGATCCACCAGGAGGAGAAGCGCAAGGTGGAGGAAAAGCGACGTGAGCTGGAGGAGGAAAGCAGCACCTTCACCCGCAGGAAGGCCGCCGTGGAGGCGCTGCAGAACCAGGCCTTGCATGCCACCTCTCAGCAGCCACTGAGGAAGGACAAGGACCGGAAGAA agccAGTGGCTGGCCTTCCATTTACAGTGTCACTCTCCCCTGA